One genomic window of Candidatus Hydrogenedentota bacterium includes the following:
- the frr gene encoding ribosome recycling factor, whose product MSHPILAEATEKMDKSVTAFQAEIASIRTGRANASILDPVEVEAYGSRMKINQLGTITVPDSHLIVIDLWDKSQMSAVERAIMSSSLDLMPSNDGQVIRIPIPQLNEQRRRDLVKLAGKYVEEAKVACRSIRRHAIDTLKKMQKDGEVPEDDAHRLTEAVQKLTDMHTDKIDAIYKAKEADIMEV is encoded by the coding sequence ATGTCACACCCGATTCTTGCCGAAGCGACCGAAAAGATGGACAAGAGCGTCACGGCGTTCCAGGCGGAAATTGCAAGTATCCGCACCGGTCGTGCCAACGCAAGTATCCTCGACCCGGTGGAAGTGGAAGCCTATGGCTCCCGCATGAAGATCAACCAGCTCGGCACGATCACGGTACCGGACTCTCACCTGATCGTAATCGATCTGTGGGACAAGAGCCAGATGTCGGCGGTGGAGCGCGCAATCATGTCCTCGAGCCTGGACCTGATGCCCTCCAATGACGGCCAGGTAATTCGGATTCCCATTCCCCAGTTGAACGAGCAGCGACGGCGCGATCTGGTGAAGCTGGCAGGCAAGTATGTGGAAGAGGCCAAGGTGGCCTGCCGCAGCATCCGCCGGCACGCGATTGATACGCTGAAAAAGATGCAGAAGGACGGCGAAGTCCCGGAAGACGACGCCCACCGTCTCACCGAGGCCGTGCAGAAGCTGACGGATATGCACACGGACAAGATTGACGCGATTTACAAGGCCAAAGAGGCCGATATCATGGAAGTCTAG
- a CDS encoding isoprenyl transferase: protein MPGTQLDTRIDMERLPRHIAIIMDGNGRWAREHGLAHVEGHEAGSKSVRKVIEACRKLGIDALSLYAFSTENWRRSKFEVSALFRLLSKYIRQEIDEMHANNIRICFMGREEGLPNRALADMASCVERTKDNTALTVNIALNYGGRAEIVDATRRIALAVQSGELRAEDIDEALFAKYLYQPDLAEIDLLIRTSGELRVSNFMLWQLSYSEIVVPGTLWPDFDEQCLCDAIVAYQQRSRRFGGRP, encoded by the coding sequence ATGCCCGGCACACAACTCGACACGCGAATCGACATGGAGCGCCTGCCCCGCCACATTGCCATCATCATGGATGGCAACGGTCGCTGGGCGCGGGAGCACGGCCTGGCCCATGTCGAGGGACATGAAGCGGGTTCCAAGAGCGTGCGCAAGGTCATCGAGGCCTGCCGCAAACTGGGTATCGATGCCCTGAGTCTCTACGCCTTTTCAACGGAGAACTGGCGACGCTCGAAGTTTGAAGTGAGCGCCCTCTTCCGCCTGCTGAGCAAGTATATCCGGCAGGAAATTGACGAGATGCATGCGAACAATATCCGCATTTGTTTCATGGGCCGGGAAGAGGGGTTACCGAACCGCGCGCTGGCCGACATGGCCAGTTGCGTGGAGCGCACAAAGGACAATACGGCGCTGACCGTCAATATTGCATTGAACTACGGCGGGCGCGCTGAAATCGTCGACGCCACGCGGCGGATCGCGCTGGCCGTGCAATCGGGCGAGTTGCGGGCGGAAGACATCGACGAAGCGCTCTTCGCGAAGTATCTCTACCAGCCGGACCTGGCCGAGATCGACCTGCTTATCCGCACGAGCGGCGAACTGCGCGTAAGTAATTTCATGCTCTGGCAGCTTTCCTATTCGGAGATCGTGGTACCGGGCACGCTCTGGCCCGATTTTGACGAACAGTGTCTTTGCGACGCCATCGTGGCCTATCAACA